In Pseudoliparis swirei isolate HS2019 ecotype Mariana Trench chromosome 2, NWPU_hadal_v1, whole genome shotgun sequence, the following are encoded in one genomic region:
- the LOC130204808 gene encoding cytochrome c oxidase copper chaperone: MSTVSAACMEPAAAEQKKPLRPCCACPETKKVRDTCIIEKGEESCSVLIEAHKDCMRALGFKI; encoded by the exons ATGTCCACGGTGTCCGCCGCCTGCATGGAGCCTGCTGCCGCCGAGCAGAAGAAGCCTCTCAGGCCGTGCTGCGCCTGTCCAGAGACCAAGAAGGTCCGGGACACGTG CATCAttgagaagggagaggagagctgctCCGTCCTGATCGAGGCGCACAAAGACTGCATGAGGGCGCTCGGCTTCAAGATCTAG